The Kryptolebias marmoratus isolate JLee-2015 linkage group LG1, ASM164957v2, whole genome shotgun sequence sequence AGTGGGAATACCTCTTCGAACAGTCTAGTTGGGATGGGatccagcagacatgttgatggtttggatgaagcttttattttggacatttcagagcccaacaggacaaaaacagtccaaacacaaatcaggttctagaGACACTTCTGAAGCTGCCTCATCTGACAGGGAAtcagaggaacagcaggaaGGATGGTGggaattttctctctaattgaaacattttaattataaagAATCTCATAAAGTCATCATTACTTAGAGTTATAGTGATACATGACTCACTGTTAGTCATAATTTGGACCAAATATTTAGATCCAGCAGGTCAGAGTAAACTTACAAAGTTTTAGTCAACACTGGAAATATGAACTCTGTCTAAATCTGATGTACTTGctaataaaaacttaaaacttggGAAATGTTTTCAATTGAATTGTTCAGTAAACCATAGAAACATGGAAAACAATAGatgaaaaaatgaagacaaaaaaaaatcaacatttgtgtgtctgtcagaaCTTTTTGCCATGACTGTAGTTGTAAATTGttagggctttttttttgtctgagttgaTTTCACAGTCTGAACTTTTTGGTTTCCTTTCAGTCCTGATGGAAGTTACACGGAGGACCACAATGCAGAGTTGCACTTTAAGTCTCGTAGTTCAGAGTTTGATGATGACTTTGATGATGATGAACCATTACCGAGTATTGGCACCTGCAAGTCTCTGTACCCATTTCAAggtaatctttttattttccacagtcCCTGGAGCTGAAACtaaaggttttatgtttctCTAAAGGTGTTTtagtcaggggtggaaattagcacccgccaccggccaaatgcaggtaaatatttgaatttgatcaacacacacgccactgtggcaggttggcaatttgaacagaaaaggtgttatttgtcctcttgacatatagggggcagcaatgtgctcgagtcgAACCGCGTTCCCCCATTAGATACGGTTCCCCTGCATCTCCGTGCCGCGTACGCCGCAAAAAGTgtgcgttcatgttcaacgctcgtaaccgccgcgctgtgctcgcgctgcaagggaactacggagaccgtgaaaggtcaaacaacttgttttggcgaagttaacccactgttttgctagcgtgatagatagacagacagactctgttatggacaatatagacaggacaaaacaattcataattaaaataaataatgacttaaattaaaaaaacatcattcttttaggaataaaatgtgctagtaatatcataatacagaggaataaacacagttaaggacttgttggtaaattatttttgtcctatgtcggctgaaatatttggttccccctggtaacttttgcaaaaaagaacaaatgtctccaaattcagaggacttgttgtccatgatgagaggaataaacacagttaaagatttgttgataaattaactggttgttgttggaaaattaattatctaaataacattcgacccgaatgttatttagataaaagcgaaataccacttcaggcggagaaaactaaactaaactaaaatattacaacagttcactgcaaacccacatgatgcactcgatccatgcagtctaacaccaattaggtgttgtgatgagaagcttttttattttctgtttttcaagagtagtcagcttgtagggcatCACAACTCCTTCCACccaccttcatcatcatcatcatatgaaataactttttgtcacaacaaaaaatagtggccggtaaaatatttgagtggctggtggacaaaatttttaatttccacccctggttttaGTCAAACGAGTTCAGGATTAATTGAATAAGTTGAATTTGAGAAACCTCTGAAACGGAAGAAGGAAATGGTTAGAATTAGTGTTATAGACCCTAAATCTTGTGGCGTTAAACCACACGTGAGTCCAGCTGTGGTATTTTATGCAAATCATTTTATTCAACCTCATGCTAAACATGTACACAAGCTCTGGTCTATCTATTACCAGATAAATCAGTAGGGGCCTTATATAACTCTGAAAACATCTCAAACACAACATAACACAACAATCCTAACCCCTGCAAGATGAAACTTCTGTGATGGCCAGGATTAGCTGCTTCCAGAAGTATTTGATCTGTTATCAGATGTATTTATTAAGACCTGTATGTACAGTACCTACAGGAAGTATTTAACCCCTTAAATGCCTTTTGCTTCAATTGctgttataaatcagtcattgtCAATATAAACTGGcctttttttcaacaaaaaacaaagaaaacttctCCAATGTCAAAGGGAATCAGGGtaagcgactgtaacatcaggaaggagTAATGtcaattacataaaaacataaaatgtaaaataagagTCTGCGTAAATATTCACCCCTTTAAAGGggctgtcctaattcaacttagaaaaaatattattgaaaagtaAGAGTCAGAGGACGGATACAAAAGAATTTCCAAGGTCCTTAATATCCCAGgggttctgttaaatccatcatcaggagatggaaggaatatgggaggtgtaaatctaccaagagcaggccgtcctcacaaactgagtggcCAAGAAGAACAGTGAGAGACCTTTGaccactctgaaggagttccaagcttcagcaggtgagatgagCCTTTTTACATATAACAGTTGTTACGCAGGTTCTTCACCAGCCTAAGGTTTGTAAAACACTAGCAAAGAGAGAGCTACTgttgaataaaactcaaattaaatctCCACTACTTAGACAAACAACctagaaatttaattttatcattGAAGAaggctattttattttttcaaagtaaaatctatattgaccatgactgagttatgtcaacaataaaagcataaaatatctAATGGGTGTGAATACCTTGTATAGACACTATATTTGAAAAGACAGGAAGTATAGTCATAtcctgcatatatatatatatatatatatatatatatatatatatatatatatatatatatatatatatatatatatatatatatatatatatatatatacacatactgATCTACGTTACTTTCCAGGCACAGTTTGTGATCTGTAAAGCCCAAACTTGACGGGAAAATGTGCGGCCCCTCATGCCAACTCGGAGCCACGTGTCCGAAACTGGAGACACAGATGGTGACGTGGAGaattgaagccacactgcatcgtgattcctctcagatatttaatttcactccataatcgAACTTTAATCTTAGCTCgaagctttcaaaacagcagtattattCATGCTTCCGCTGGTGAGCCATGAGgacctttcaaataaaaaaaggcttttaagctaacttaaatcttaaataaaagttgacgcaacattcctctccctggatgatcaccgggatgatgtgtaccacagattaacGCACGAGGGGACAGTGGCTCCCCCCTCAGGCGCTGCCTCCTAACCGCTTTAATACCGCTCACATCCGTGCACGCTCCCTCGTGATGGCACACCCGATCAGTTTTCGGCACGACACCGGCCATCCCTctttcaaaaggtgtcagttcaggtacgcccttacccccacctgtggctgataTGTTCTGGCGGTGGCCggttagttgctttttttttgcctccaccctaaaatcagACCACTTTTTCATCACCTCAGTCAccgtcctctctgtcccactcactgaattaagtGGGAATGTTGccgcttccttttatttgtaatgccATCACTGTGGCTCcccaaaattacattttttttctgttctccaaaTCATTCACCAACACATCGTTTTCTGCCTCggtgaaatttaatttattcgcgcttttctctgtggttgcgttggtaaccatgaaatagcATCGATTAGCTGGCTTATTTAAATCcgtcttttttattcatgaggTGCTTTACATCGACCATTTATGATTGAATGTGGGCGTGTGGAGGGCGGAACCTGAGGCGAGATCTTGTGCGTAAATTTTTAggtacaggtgtgatttatGAAGGGAAATTGCTCGCCGGTGTGCGTTCgcatggttttataaatctgaaattttttttggcttttgggCAAATGCACACTGTTAGTATGAATCCTatgcaatcttttataaatgagaccaaAGAGTCTTCTGCTCTGGTctacattaatatttttttatcagtctCACCACATGCTCAAAGCCTAACTGATTTTGCTGTAACTTATAGAGGTTCTGTGTAGTTCTCTGTGATTATACTTTgggtttggtttattttagccagaactgtttggttttatgttttatgttggtTCTATGTGGATCTTTAAAAGTATATAATGGCTAGGTGGTCTGAACAAGtgattaatgtttattttttaagggtTCTGTGGTCTAAACATGTGATTATTGTTGGTTCCATGTGATTCTACAAGGTTTTATCTTGGTTCTGTGTGAATCTGTGGGGTTCTATAAGGCTATATGAGGTTCTGGGGTCTGGATAATGTTGATTCTGTGTGATTTCTTGCCTAAATGTTTGCCTAATCttggttctgtgtgtttctgttgacTAAATGTGTGGCTAATGTTAGTTATTTGTGATTCTGTTGTCGATATGTGTGGATAATGTTGGTTCTGTGGTCTGAATGTGTGATCATTTGTTCCCTACAGGTCAGAATGAAGGCACTCTGTCGATGGTAGAAGGTGAACTACTTTCTGTGGTGGAAGAGGACAAAGGAGATGGCTGGACCAGAGTAAGGAGGaacctggaggaggagggataCGTTCCTACATCCTACATCAAAGTTTTCCTGGACAGCAGCACCAAAGGTGCTGTAACCTACACCTGACCTTTGTGTGACTCAAAATGACCAGCACATCTGTCCTccatttgacctttttttggACCTTCTGGCAACCTTTGAATGACCTCTGACCCATCTGACCTCTGACTGAGTAGAGTTCACAACTGAACATTCCAATTCCAGTCAGCTTATTGTCTGTATAATTTTGCTAAAATATATGAGATTacagtgagaaaaataaaaatgtttcctcACTATTGTGATCAGCAGGTTCCTTGTTTTTAGagggtttttttaatcatagaaAAGTACAGTCTGtacttgtctgtctgtcttgtAGGGTTTGTAAAGAACAGTGGAATATTCTAGCTTAGCTGTTGACCAATGAGGACATCCGGCCACAGAAAACCACGTGAAAAGCTCTCCTGGCAGCTTTTTATTGGACAGATTCACtcttaatgtattttaattaatcAGCTGCCCGACAGCTTTGATGTATGAAGGACAGAAACCTGCTGTTGACTGAAAAACCAATCAAAGATCGGTTATTGATCTCTGATAATGTTATAGATTAACCTTTAATTGTAGATGAAATAGATGGTGTTGAACTTTaattttcctgttaaaaaaaaaactagtctGAGATCAGTTTAGCAGCTGAATTGAACATTGATATTTTCACCAAGTCATTCATGattgaaacactgaaaatacCCCAAAGCTACCAGTGGCACTGGAGGCAAGGACCTGTATAGAGAATAAAAACGAACGGAAGCTGAACTCACGAGGTGTTGAACTTGTTGTGGGATGGGTTCCTCACCTAACATCCCTGAGGGAGGAGACACTTTAAACCCTTGTCAGTGTCTTACCATACTGgcctggtcccaatactcgcacttccaccctcgtgtccttcaaacgcgcgttcatgctgaagggtttgactGCACAGTGTGTCCCAAtcctctttagccccgccccctttgctTACTACATCCGCCCTTGGGCTGAGCCTgcatttacccacaattcatcgctgcatgtgacgttttgaattttattttttattatctttattgacaatgaaagggcgaggattgggaccgggcctttGTAAACTCGCTGATATGAACCACACCCACAAAAAGAAACCCTGCTTATTTCGACCCCGCCCCTCCCTTTTCTTTGATCAATGAATCTTTTATTTACTGATTGTGTGAAATgtgaaacttttgttttctattgTTGAATTGCtcgtttattttttaatgagatgTGTTTGATTCTGCTCTTTTCACTTTCATGTATgttaaaattgcaaaataaattataaattgaGTTGAATATGTGCatcagtactttttttttcagtttcacttAAACTTAAAAGTGACGTATAATTATGGTCGGAAATATCTGTTTATCTGCTCATCACTGGTATAAATGGCAATATTTtgctatctatctatctatctatcagcATCAGATTAAAATCTGATTCCAAAAAAAATGAGATTATAATCAATAATATTTATAATCAATTTTAAGCAGTAAAGCATCTATTAAATGTAATGATTGAGCACATATTtacatttcagctgttttatttgaaatgtatgattttagacaaataaaagttagttttttttgtctttagaatGATTTTAagtataaatgttgttttcagattggctgtaaaaaagaaaaagtttatgGTTGTCTAACATTACATCAGAACTCCCATCATAGAGAAGAGGTCAGAGTTGACACTGTAAGCAAAAAAGGGAATATTCTGAGCTATGTTTAAACTTTCACTTCCTGCTTCTTcctgtgtgtctctcactcAGGAGACGGGGCCAGTGAACGCTGTTTTTGTCTCCGTGGTAACCGCTGTGTTGTTAGCAActgttgttttgtcagttaGACATGGAGGATCAGAGGATTCAAACCTGCAACTTTTACCAGACGGATCCAAATCTACCGCACAGATTCAACAACCCTGACTGTTTCCATGGTTACGGGTATGGCACCACAACTCTGTGGATAAAATACTAGTTATACCATCATTTTAACTTGTTCGTTGGCTGttagttcaaacaaaaaaaacaaatatcaaacTAAAGCTAGCACTAATTTACACTACCTCAATATCTAATACATAATCACTTTTTAAGTACAACTTTTAAAATACCTAATTTTTAGGGGTGGTCAATAGTTCTAAAGACTTTATCAAGGTGTTTCagagtttgtttggtttggactttggttgctttttctCTCAGTCTCAGTTCTTTTACGTGAATATGACTGTGTATTGTGCAGGcagtgctttaaaaaatgtaataagcTAAAcaaactttctccaagatgtttttaaaacatgggAATAAATTCATTAAAGACCTGGAACCTGACCTCAGAGCCGACCACCCTTCAGCTGATAATTCAGTTTTCAGCTGACGGCTCTTtgagaatcaccttgttggagctaaaatcttgTTTCCTGTCAAACTCTGGATCTTTGGTGTTTATCATAgattcagcagcagaaatgagaaCAGATTGTGTGTTTGACAGACTGTTCAGAACAACGAGAATAAAGATTATACTTAAACCAGTTTAGGAGTCTTTTCTGTCTGAacggggtcagaggtcagagttaaaaatttatctgaaaatgttcaggaacaaTGACTGAAACTGTCCAAAGAAAGTCTAGAGAACTGTTAATTCAGACCTCTCTAAATGATTACAGGAAGGTGTGGATaactgaaagagaaagaaataggactggatcaggagttTTCCATCAGAATTGTTAGAATTACATACACCAACATTTCTGTCTATATTTGTTTCATTGAAGATGATGCTGTTTATGTTTCAGGCTGAAAATAAGTCATCCTTTGTATCGAACGTCGAACCAAACGTACGGCAGCGAGAAACCAACCATTCATGAAATGCCAGTAAGACAAAAATTTTGAAGAAAGATaagaaaaatcaatgttttattGACAAAACAAGGAAGAATTTGATATTAAACATCTCTATATTTCAATCagactttaaatattcattttgtaatatcactaacagaaaaaaatgaacatttcaagcagcagctgatatgaaaagaagtttttaatgatttcagaaacacgttgtttgtgtttcagactcAGTTCAAATCCACGTCTCGTCACTTTTCCAAGGCCATGCTGCAGAGCGGGATGTATCGGGATCTCGGGTTCAACACTGTCATGGAAAAGGGCAAGGTGATAGTTTCCATGACAACCCAAAACAAGAGGCTCCACCTCAAACATCCGCATCACTATGGAAACCTAGGCAACTAATAGTGAGAGAGGAGCAATTAAAGGAACATTCAGCGTGTTTTCAACAAtacataaacagttttaaacgAAGTGACTGGACATCCTTTTtgttgatgaaaatgttttgcgTCTTATCaattcaaacagaaatgtggaaagttttaaactttaaaactgcagtGAGCTGCTCCTGTTCGGCAAACTGAATCTAAACGACTGAGATCCTACACCATGGGTAGGCAACcccggtcctggagggccaccatcctgcaggttttacttgtttctctgctccaacacacctgatttgaatcagtgtgtcattaacaggcttctgcaggacatgaagaggtaatttaaccactaaatcaggtgtgttggagcagagaaacaaggaaaacctgaagggatggtggctctccaggaccagggttgcctacccctgtccTACACCAACAAATGAGCAGATTTGTCtcaaatgtcatttttctctcgagaaaatttttttttttctctcacaagAATAATTGATAAAGGTCTAGTTAAGTTGCTAACTAGCAGTATGATATTTTACTAGTCCTGTTTATCTAATTAACTCCAGATGACCCTTTTGGGTTAAAAGGATGGCAAGCTGCTGAAGTCCGGCTGTGAGGCAGGAGACCATACTGGTCTGGTAGCTTACAAATAACAGGGGAATTAGTGACCTTGTTGTGACTGTTTCTGCATTTCAACAAATcttgtgcacattatttctgaAATTTCACTGCAgcattgtaaatatttttgttattttatgtattttcagtttgttttgtgttgttcacTTTGATTTTCGAATACATGCTACCAGAGCCAAGTATCATTCGCtgggtagttttttttttattaattactgACATCAGCTCCAGTAGTCTTCAGATTTTATAATACATCTCGCCTTTAGTGCCACAACAGTGTGTCTTACAATAATTACAGAGTACTTCAGAGTGTAGCTGGTGCTTGTACAGAGTTGGAGTAAATTATTGCCACTGGTTGTAACCTTTACTGTGTACATACAAGTGAACAAAACGGTCAACAACAGCTCAAAAAAACGGTATGTTTTATTTAGGGTTAGCATTATAATCTCTTCCTCGCAAGCTAAGCAATGTCAACTGGacattttaattctttaaaacagatttctcaattacatttttttcaggttctccaggttttttttacagcaaaatgttaAACCTGCTTTGGCAACattataatcaaataaaatatccCAAGTCACATAGATTCTGTTTTCCTTACTCTGTTATTTTAGGAACAGTTTGGTTCTTTTTCTCTCACAGAAATGTTGGTCTACGTCCAACACACTCAGCATGTGGGAccatctgacacacacagacacgcacacacagacacactgtgGTGCCTGCAGATGGAGatgttgtttccatgacaactcACAGAGgaacatgatttatttaaagacattctCTTCTTATCCtgctggctgattttttttttttttatctcagtctGTTGTTGCAACATTAAAGAGAATCACTGACTGGAGTACTTACAGTTTGTATAAATACTACTGCTGTGCATCTGATAACATCTGTTGTTAAACATTAGACAGGGACATGAACTGTAGTATCCAGATGTTGGGAACCCAAAGCATGAGATTAATTTGTGAGGTAAACTGAACTTTTATTCTGGAGTTTTTGCTCTGGTGCTTCACCTCCTCCCCCCTGCACACAAACTCCAAGACTTGTCCTCATTCTCTCTTCCTTGGCCCTCTGATTTAAAGGCGAAGACACTTTTGCCTGCTGCTCTTCAAAGGAGGTGAGCGTCAGCTTCCCAGCTAAGTTAAagcttgaccaaaatggctgccagtgACTGCAGTGACTAGCTTGGCCTGACACCAGCCGAGCTTCTTCCACCGGGAGAACCAGCCTGAAAGGGAGCCCACTGGTGGCCGGATGACACCAGGGACAAGTAGTCAACTCCTGATTCCTTCTGAGTTAGCCTCCAGCTGATGTGTTCTCCAACTTTTCAAGCACAAAAAGTGACGAGATCCTTTTTACCATCCAAAAATGGACATCCAATGGACCATGAAGACTGCTAACTTTTTCTCCAGGCACCTGAGAAGAAAAGGCCATGGTTTATAGGAAGTGCCCTTAAGTGCGAGTGGTGCACCATCTCCACTCTCCAGCTTTGAAGCTGCCTCTTTTCAGTTGGGTTGCTCTGATCCAGTGCAGTGTGCCGTCATCTACCACCTCACTTCCCAAATATAATAAGAACTTCCTGTATGAATTTTCCAATTTCCTGGCAGGAATAATGGGTGTCTGTGATTGTGATCTTATTGTTGAGGATTTTACGATTCATATGTGCTGTCCAGAGAAGCTGCTGGTGAAAAACTTTCTCTCTTTACCTGGTGCGTTCGCACACacgaacaaaaacacacattagaTCTTGTTCTCTCTCAACGGTTGTCTGTATTTGACTCAGAAATTGGTCATAATGAGGTTTCTGATCATACGCCTGTTTATATAACTTTGGTTTCTTCTGTGCTACAGTTGAATCTCACACTTCTGCTCAGTCCTGTAGAGTTTTTAACTCTTCTCTGCTGCCTTTAAGCAGCTCTGTGTCCCCTCTGAATTAGCTGCCGATACAAACTCTCCTCCTGCTTAACTATAAATTTGTGCAGCCTGTATTTTTTCTGGggtagacatttttttttcttttttggggggtattTGCATCTTTGACAATCAGCATTCATCCTCCAAATTTAAAGCATCGAGAGGGTAAGTAAAATCAGTCTGAAGATTGTAAATTAAGGTTTTTAAAGGTATAAAATGAATTTAGACCAGAGGTTGTGCATGATATTTGTCATTGAGCTTACTTTGGATGACCACATGTTAGGTAGTAGGgattttatgttgaaaacttAATCATCATCCATCACAAGGACCAAGAAAAGGGATCATATAAGATCTCTGCACTGGCTACCCGTCTGTCAAAGAATTGATTTCAAAATCCTATTATTGGTCTACAAAGCTCTGAACGGTTTAGGaccaaaatgcatttctgatctGCTGGTCTGCTATGAACCTCCCAGAGCCCTCAGGTTGTTGGGGACAGGTCTGCTTCCTGTTCCCAGAGTCAGAACTGAACATGGAGAggcagctttcagcttttatgctactgaaatgtggaacaaactccctgtaagctgcaggtctgctgaaactcttagctgttttaaatcaaacctgAAGACTTTTCaatttgctgctgcttttccttAAAACTGACCCACATTGCTTTTATCTGCCGTTTTATTTACTACTTTTACCTGCTATTTTAtctaagttgtttgtttttcttatttgttgtatttgctttattttactctgcatttaatgttttttgtgaagcactttgagttgtCCTGTACATGAAAATGTGCAATATAATtcactaataataatataattcaCTAATTCTCTGAGGCATggatatgtttattttttgtttgaatatacTGTAAATGTATATGGTTTGTGGCATAACTGCCTTCAAATAAAAATTCTGTCCGGAAGGTTACATATCTCATCCTCCTTTGTTATGTGACGTGATGattatgcattttaaaactgaaccaaTTTTAGCACTTTTAACAAAAAGCCTACACTGGGTAAGGTACTACT is a genomic window containing:
- the lg1h9orf116 gene encoding LOW QUALITY PROTEIN: UPF0691 protein C9orf116 homolog (The sequence of the model RefSeq protein was modified relative to this genomic sequence to represent the inferred CDS: inserted 2 bases in 1 codon), encoding MFKLSLPASSCVSLTQETGPVNAVFVSVVTAVLLATXLFCQLDMEDQRIQTCNFYQTDPNLPHRFNNPDCFHGYGLKISHPLYRTSNQTYGSEKPTIHEMPTQFKSTSRHFSKAMLQSGMYRDLGFNTVMEKGKVIVSMTTQNKRLHLKHPHHYGNLGN